cgattctgcgaccaattttgcgatcgcagaaccattatgcgatGGCAGAAGTAGTTATGcaaccgcaaaatggtcgcaaaccTGTCCAGGGAAGCCCATTTCTTGGCATCGATTTTACGGTACATtatgcgacccgcatacccattctgcggtccattatgcgactgcagacctGCTTTCGGGGGGTTAATGTTTCTATTTTCATAATCCAATCCCATTTtaataaataggctttgggactcattttggagcacaaatatgacatttttagagagaagtgagagtgttcaagagagagaaagaagctcaattgctttgttcatcaagatcttgttcaagctttgaaatccaacaaggaaatatcacaatatcttcacccaagaggtaaagttctaacccctagtcttcaatttcgagtttgggtaaagatggtgattaagagtatgattcttgggtgtaatagtattatctatacatatcaataaggtttatggaaagatttttgagttcaaatgggtaaagattggattgaaaatggtagaaatcttcaaagactttaattgaggatttgaaggtcgagttgatgtcgaaatttggtgaaatttgtatggttgggctcgtggttggatgggcgttcagattttgtaacatttgtcgggttccaagacgtgggccccacgggcaagttttgagtgtaatttcgaattttgtggaaaaattagtattttgatatggaattaattcctataatttttgtgagctgaatcaaattaaatgtgactagattcgagaagtttggaagttgatacacgcataatggaatttctggagcattgcatagcttgctcgacattggatttggcttgttcgaggtaagtaactcttctaatcttggagttgagggtatgaaccctaaatatatatatttcatgaattgttgggaggtgacgcacatgctagatgacggacgtgtgggcgtgcactatagaaattgtgacgtaactgtttctgtggaattttttAGTTAAatgattttggcattttccatgcgattttatcagttaaagaaattgagctgaaaagtattattgggacccacagaggtcatattgttgtgaaatatttattttaaattgaaaattcatacttagtcatatttatttcattgcatatcatatctcagactctgttgttatttactgatatatcatatcatcatttttggactattgtcatgacattgtgagctcatgagagagagactggagagattgatgactgagggaggccgatggcctgattgtgaggatacttttgggattgggctgcacgccgcaataggccgtgttggctttatatatattatactattgcacgtgaatGTCCGTGAGGATCCAGGTAtagataccatagcacgtgagttatccgcgtagtacgtgagttgtccgtgcagatctgGGTATTGATATCATaacgcgtgagttgtccgcgtagcacgtgagttgtctgtgcggatccaggcattgataccatagcacgtgagttgtccgcgtagcacgtgagttgaccgtgcggacccagggattgatattatggcacgtgagttgtccgtgcaacacgtgagttgtccgtgcttattgagcttgggctgtaggagcccctcatgagtctgtacacacccccagtgagcgcagtcgactatcaATAGGGATccggctgcacgccgcagcaagtaTTATATAGcgttgagtgattgagtgtgctgaacatagtgagagagaatgcgagatagtgagattgactactctgagagtgtgagtacatgagtacaatatCTGAGATACGTTGCATTGGCATTCACatatgacatatatgcatagagatgtgttttcctcatgctgtacgatatcacattattcatgatttctcacgcatgttgacagatgggcatagtgatgcatttgttttacattggttatctggaaagaaaatgagatattttatttattattgaaataatttttggaaatattattgttctcaaattattcatatttttggcaactttggaaaacgatttgggttttcactgatatatttgaaaggaagaactattatttatgaaatcatgatttggctgagcattttatctttgtatttcttctggtattatttgctttatgttgttatggaatGTTATGGACTAgtagttttggacccgaccttggtagaagctcgtcgctgctttcaacctacggctagatttgttacttatttagtacatggggtcggttgtactgaaactacacttctgcacattgcgtgaaAATATTGGTTACCGTTGTTGCTGTTCTCGATGGTTgcaggatttgaagatgtacctgcattcctgttgtagctgcatCTTGTTCAAGGTagtcttagatttataaaagttctgtttatgtattattcaaacagactatgtatttatttcatttccgctttgtatactctattcttagaagctcataatttgtactaccagttcttggggagatatattggttttagatatttttaatttattaatttcatTGGGATTGAATAgatggaaattggcttacctaacgggttgggttaggtgccatcacgactagtgggatttcgggtcgtgatagatgttttgcccgaggggttttttatgatttaatcatttttgctcacctttgcatttagcctctgtttgaaaactgttgaaaaaaatctttaaatgatttttactgaaaCTGGGTTTAAATGAggtgttttgattcaaatcctgatttttaagcatgtagtattttactgagatttcatgatatgaactttatattctttattgctcatcactactgatcagtctttatttattgttgttacttactgagttggcatactcacattactccctgctccttgtgtgcagatccagatgtagctggacacggtagtggTTGTTGAtcattctggttgcagattttctaggaaatagcaaggtagctgcttggcgatcgcagcccctgctcttctctctcttatcttccttttGTTGTAATTAACTATTTTCTAGGCTGAGTTAGTCTTGATaatgttagacagattgtagtagatgctcatgactagtgacaccccgatgtcgggcttttctttttcgcatttttgttttgatttgaactcctttacaaaGGTTTTTACGCTAAATAGACTTGAAATTatccttgaaatgaaaatattggtttgttttggaatgagtcggcttgcctagttccacgataggcgccatcacgacaggttaggtttttgggtcgtgacaataaacttgtaatattatagagaaaaagtaaggtacgaggtgatattattatataaaaaggtagggtataggataaaatataattatttaataataaaaaaggacaacatgagagaaaataaataaggaaacgATGCGAACACACCAAATCGATCGTTCCATAAAGTGACATTTTTCATTATTACGTAACGATGGAGTTAAACGatatgatacaataaaatttaagtaacaatcaaaataaatattttatttaaaaaaataatatgatACAATACAACAagtaacaatcatccaaacacGTTGTTATTGATACACATTTAATTATCTATAATACAACTAGAGGATTTAAAACAAAATACGAGGGCCCTTCATCGGATAAAATATGAATTAATATAGGTCTAACTATGACACCATGATTAGAAATTGACCTTGAATCTTCTCTTAAATCCAAAAGTTAACTTACAGTGAGGATTACTCAAAACCATTGTAGCACTCTAACATAACATGTTTGTGTAATTATGTTTCCACCTTCCTGAGCCGAGGATCTTTCGAAAATAGCCTCTCTGCCCTATCGGgctaggagtaaggtctgcgtactcactaccctctccagaccctacttgtgagattttactaggttgttgttgttgttttcaagtttaatttctaatttcattaattattatGTGTGAAGAGGAGTTTTGAAGCAATGATAAAATTGTCACCGTGTGACCTATaataggtcacgagttcgagtaCTCACTACGCCCGGGCTAGGAGTAAGGTCTACGTACTCACTACCCTCTCCAAACCgtacttgtgagattttactgggttgttgttgttgttttcaagtttaatttctaatttcattaattattatGTATGAAGGGGAGTCTTGAAACGACGCTAAAATTGTCACCGTGTGACCTATAATAGGTCACGAGTTCGAATCGTTTAAGCAGCCACTagtgcttgcattagggtaggctgtctaACGACACATCTCTTGGGATGTGGCTCTTCTCCGCAGGGGCATATCTATCTTAAAGGGTATGGGTTCACGTGCATCCATACTCCTTTCCTTAAACCATGtataacaatattatattttttaaaaattacttaaatatatgtGCGTGCACCCATATTTAAAGACTTCAATGGTGTAATAATTATTGGGTGAACCTCTACAAGTGAAATTGGCGGTCCAAATCTCACTTCGAACGATCTTATTTTTGGCACAGAGtataacaaaaatataattttaaatttataatttcaaaAAGTGTAGTGGGTTCATTGTAAGAGACTGAAGTTAAACTTGTCTAATGTAAATTCTAGATCTACCTATTTACAGTAGTGCACCTATTATCTTGGAATTCTTGATATGCCTCTGTATCCCCGGAGCCTGCATGAATGCGGAATAATTTTTGCACCGGGCTACTTTTTAAATTCATTATTGTTTATGAAGTCTTCAACAAATGTTGATGTGATTCTGCGTTCTTTTagggaaaatgacattgtatagcagctctcaaaataataaccaaaaaatatattttttttgtatatatatacatattgtatgttatgtacaaaaattatattaattttataCATTGTTTTAGCTaccaaatatatataatttttagcgCTGGCAAAAAGTGATAATAGCTTTTCTTTTACCAGCTCTGCTTGTCACCAAAAAATAACGAGTAGATAAATTTAGTGGGCCAACAACTATGCGAAGTAAattattgcaccatagttgtTGGTAATTTTGAAATTTGGAGATATATCAATTACTAGGagcattttcctttcttttgggGGAATAACTAGTTACTGAAAATTCATGAACACGAGGAACATGTTTATTGAGCCACTAAATTTATctactctttcttttttctttttctttttttgcttcaAAAGATAAGTAAAAGATTTTCCACTCTTATTTCATTTCATTGCCTATAAATAGCTCTATTGTGTTAGTGTTCATTCACAACTCTGAATTGCAAtctttcttattattattattaataccTATATCTTCTTTACTCATTCAAAGAAACTATGGCTCGCTCCTTGTGCTTCATGGCATTTGCAGTCTTGGCAATGATGCTCTTTGTTGCCTATGGTTTGTCTCCTTTAATTTGTTGCTCTAAAACCTAAtacaaattaatggaaattaattATGCGAAGTTTAATTCTATTTCTTGCCATCCAGTCGCTTAAGTACGTAAGTTATTTATTTTAAACAAAAAAGCCTCCTTATAATGGTGTCTGCATCTAACTCTGGGTTAATttattaaaatgaatttaagttataATTTTCTTATCAGTTTTCCAAGTAAAATTTGTTTGACAAGTTTAACTTATATACTCCGATAGTGTACCAATAGTGTAATATTTCTTTACACTATTATGTTTATGTTATATATAGTAATATTTCacttgccttttttttttctttttttttatggaTCGTTATCTGTATATACCTAATACtataattataattatttctGTACATTATCATGTCTCTGTTATATGTGATAACATTCCGCTTgccttattttgttattttttaaggAGCGCTACCTGTAAATATCTTTTGGGAGAGACCTAATATTATAAATTAATACTATTAGTGTGTATATGTTAAATACCtcataaaattttcaagtgttgttttttcttttagaTGTACTTATAAGTGCTATTTCAATGATTGTAGAGGTGCAAGCTCAGAGTACTTGCAAAGCAGAAAGCAATACATTCCCTGGAATATGCATTACCAAACCACCATGCAGAAAAGCTTGTCTCAGTGAGGGATTTACTGATGGAAAATGTAGCAAAATTCTCAGAAGGTGCATTTGCTATAAGCCATGCGTATTTGATGAGAAGATGACCAAAACAGGAGCTGAAACTTTGGCTGAGGAAGCAAAAACTTTGGCTGCAGCTTTGCTTGAAGAAGAGATAATGGATAACTAATTAGAGATTAGAAGAAAGGATTAATTCAGTATCACACATAATAAAGTTGCTGCCTTTCTTAAAAGGATAGCTAACGTTGTGTTTTAATTGGCTTTTAGTAGCCTTTTGTTACACCTTAAATAAGTGTGGCACGTTAATCCTTTGTGCAATCTTGCACTATGTTTATTTGTGTACTTTTAATGAAAATGACCTTCTATGGTCTTTGTTTATATTATCCATTTTGATAGCTTTCCCTtttgttattttctccttttttttataatcttttattgTAGTAGGTACGAGGGGAGATTTGGAGCAGCAGTAAAGTTGTCTCTGTATAGATCAGGGTTCGAACTGTGAAAATAATTACTAATGCTTAATTAGGATAGGCTGTATATATTGGGTGCAACCCTTCCCCGTACCTTGAGTGAACGCGAGATACCCTGTGCACCAAACTGCCATAGAGATAATTTGGGCGCAATCTCAAGAAcagaaattttttaagaaaagttgaagttaactattaggaaaaacaagaaaaataaaaaaggaactCAATACTAAGAGACTAATGAAAGAAATAGCAAACAAGCACACTGATATTAATTTTGTTATAAGGAGAAACAACAAAAAGTGTAAAGTCTTGCATCATCAATGTTTGTTAACCAAGTAAAACTTTTATTTGGCTCCCAGTTTTGCGCCGCAGATTAATCTATCtgtacccatttttttaaaaatatttaactgATATCAATTTTTTAGtaacatcatatacatacattctttcttcgtcttcaCGGttgctttcttcttttttgtgtTTAAGGTTTCTTTTCTTCTTAGTTGCAAAATGGGTATGTTAAATTTGTTGTGTTTTAACAATTTGATGGTTGAAATTTGCTCTTTATGATATTTtaaagttatgtttcaaatttgaactcatttggagtagatttaggtattaaatcgtgtgttgaattgttaaaattcgaAGAACAAGTTTATGTTTTATAACTTTAGATTGTGAATGTGATTTTGAATCTGAAGTTGTCTTATGttgtattgaaaaataaaactatttaagATTTCAGATTTTGAATCTGATTTGAACTACTTAAGATTCGAATCTCTGAAGTTGCAATTGAAAGACAGAagaatttcatatttgatttttgaAATTGCACTGAAGAGATTGAATTACGTCAAATTCGAACGGGTTTGCGAATATTTGTATGATGTGTTGACCCCAAAATTTGGTATATATGCAAATGCCCTGATAACCAAAGCAATGAAAAAGCCATTAACTATTTAAGTTATCATATAATTCATAAGTGTaacttttttaaatattattttagaaccaaacgtttttatttttggtaattcaCAAATATTATTAATTACCAAATAAGCAAATTACAGCATATAGAGGCCAACTCAGCCTATATACAACTTTATCCTGAGTTCATAATCTCGAATGACTAGTTTACACGTCAAAACACTATTACCATTACTACCTGCAGAAGCTTATTTTGCAGAACTAACTTGAGTTTTCCAACAGCTCGTACATTGCAAAGATAGGCTACCTCTCTAATGATGCTTTGCCTGTCCCTATGTATCTTAATGAATACtctttggtttcttttattccaTATACTATACAGAACTTCAGCAAAACAAGTCGCATAAGGTGGCGTTGAATAGACTTCTTCTTAGCTTTCTCCACAAACCAGAAAACTAGTTGAGCCCACGTCTCTAGTTAGACCTGCATTTGTAACTAGTCGACGATATATTTCCATATCCCAGAGGTGAAAGTGCATTCGCAGAATAAATAGGCATGAGTCTCTGGATGTAGTTTACAAAAGACATACATTGGATCCACATTGATGTTCTATTTGAGCAACCTGTCAGTTGTCATCATTCTTTCCTGTATGATCAACCACATGGAAAAAATTACTTTAGGTCTAGCTAAGTTCTTGAACATGATTGCTTTCCACTCGACTTTTAGTAATGATCCAAGATTCTGCAAAATAATTGCTTGATCACACTGCAATTGCCACTTCCTCCATGCAGTTGAGGACTAGGGCCAACGACAGTCAAAATATTTTGAACCATTCATCTTGCTTGCTTAGACACTTTGATAGTAGTTATAGGTTGCCCTTTTATATGATACATATGCACCCATTTGATCCATAGTCGATCTTCTTTTGTTGTTAGGTCCCATTGCAGTTTGAGAATGGCTGCTTTATTCCAACTTTTGAGATTCAATATGTTTAGTCCACCAGTACTCTTAGCTTGGCAAACTTTCTCCCAAGATATCAAAGCTCGCTTGGTAGTGACATTAGTACCTGACCACATGAAGCTTCTGCAGTAGGCTTCAATGAGTTTGATCACCTTAGAAGACATTAGAAATATTTGAGATCAGCAAGATTGTACTCCAAAAAGTGCATATCTAATTAGTTGCACTCTTCCTGCATATGACAAATTTCTTGTAGTCCGGGAGGATATTTTGGTTATAATTTTGTCAATCAGAGGTTAACATTATGTCACCTTCATCTTCTTAGTAGTAAGTGATACTCCCAAGTATCTAAATGGTAGGTCACCTTTCACATAGCCTAGTTGCTGAAGAATAAGAGCTTCTTCTATAGTGTCCACTCCACCAAAATATACAGAACTTTTGTTTAGATTAGCTTTTAGTCCAGATGCTGTGGAGAACTGATCAAAGCATAGTTGTAACAATGCCACAGACTGATTGTCTCCTCTAGCAAATAATAGAAGATCATCAGCAAAACTCAAATGTATAATGCCTAATTTATTACACTTTGGATGAAAATGGAAGTGCCTATTATTCGTCGGGTCTGTGAGAAGCCTACTCAGATATTCTATGgataaagaaaataagaatagGGGCACATGGTCACCCTGTCTGAGGCCCTAAGTAGCAGGAAATGGTTTGGTTAGTTCTCCATTTATCAGGATGGAATAACTAACACTATGGAGATATGATGATATCCATTGGGTGAATTTATGAGGGAAACCCATACCATACATGACTTGTAGCACAAAGCTTCATTTTGCACTGCCATATGCCTTTTGTAGATTTATCTTGATCATGCATCTAGGTGATATGTGCTTTTATGAGTAGGCCTTAATCAGCTCATGTGCCAGGATGCTATTGTCAGCCCTTTTCCTTCCTGGAATGAAGCCAGTCTAAGCACCGTCAATCAAGGATCCCATTAGCTTCTGCAGCCTTAAATCTAAGATTTTGGAGATGATCTTATACAATATAGAATAGCAGGAGATATGTATGTAGTCCTTGATGGTAGTAGGGTTGGTGATCTTAGGCAATAGTGTAGCTGTAGTACAGTTAATGGCCTTAGGCAGCACACCAGTAACAAAGAACTCAGATATTGCTTCATATACATCCTCCTTAATAATCCCCTATGTTTCTTGAAGAAAACAATTGTACACCCATTGATGTTTGCGGCTTTGTCATTACCAATAGTATGCAAACAATCATTTACTTCTTGCTTAGATTTATCCTTAACAATCTCCACTGCTTGTTGGTGATTTAGTTGAGGGGCCGTTATTAGTATTTGAATATTTACAGCAGGTAAAGATGTAGCAGCAGTTCCCATAAGAGACTTATAGAAATCAACAATCTCTTTCTTGATACTCTTAGGCTCAGCTAAGACTGCACCATTTAGAGCTGTTAGAGTTGTAATGTTTTTCCCGCTTGCTCTGTCTTTCATCATAGTAAAGAAATATGTATTGTTTCCATCTCCTACATCAATTCAGCGAGCTCTGAATTTTTGTTGAAGTATCTTTTCTTCTATAAGTGACCAATTCTCTAATCGAATCCTAGCATCCTTCTCCATAATCCTTAGATGATAAGAGTAGTCTCTATTCATTTCTTATTGGATGTCAATCAAGTCTTTCCTTGCTTGGTCTATTTTTGGTGCCACATTCTTGAAATCTCTGGTATTTAAACTCTTAAAGTTAGACTTCATAGCTTTCAGCATGTACCAGATAGTAGCTAACTTGCAAGAATGTTGGGCACCATGCCATCCTTCAGTAACTATTCTCTGGAACTCAAGTTCAGCCCAAACATTTAGAAACCTAAAAGGCACTTTTATATTACTATTTCTTCTTTGAAACTTTAACATGAGTGGTGTATGATCTGAAATGAATGGATCCTCATCTTCAACTGTTAGATGACCAAGGTTCAGCATCcaatcatgtcacgacccaaaaattcaatctgtcgtgatgacgcctatcatccAACAAGTATAACATGTGGctaaaagtagtgatgagcttgcACAATACAGTCCACATACAGAATTAACAGTAcgaaaatttatagaaattatgACAAGAATATCATAGAGAATTCATAAACTGCAAGTAACACTGcaggaatttagacatgcttccaGGTTTAACAGTTAAGCTCAATACAGGAAAAATATGTCATGTCGggatgatatgaggaatatgacatctctatatgtACATGCCAATATGCATGTAGTATGTGATACAACACAATGAAAGcctcacgtactcacactctcagagtactcaacctgAATGTCTCAGTTCTCACTCatcatactcaatcactcagtactgtacagggcagatccagcccgaATCAAATATCatgaatcaatagcaactgcgctcactatgggtgtgcaaactccggtggggcagatccaacccaagcgctataattgtcacgaccctgaattcccactttcgggaccatgatggcgcctaacatttcacttgctaggcaaccTAACATTAGAGTAATTTCTTTTGCCAATTTTAAACACTTCGGAAAATTAAATCAATTAAATATAAATGAAACCAAAAATGAAGTACAAGTAGCAAAATAACCCAATTATCTAGTACACCACGGATTTGGAGTCACCATTATACAAGCTTTTAAACACTCTACAAATAGGGTCTGAAATAAGTACAATTGTCTCGAATGAAATAAACAGTAAATAGGGAAAgagggaaggggacttcaaggtctgcggacgccagcagatctacctcgagtctccaaataaGTTACTTCGAGCTGATGCGCCTCACAGATGTCATGCCCCATTTTTTCATGAAAGCGAGTTTTGATGTTGTGAAAACTCCTTTTGGATGGGAGATATATAGTTAAAAGAAGAAgattcgccacctaacgatttttgaggtgcattagggcacctattatgtagataactctatttgactagtcaacgccaccaaagatggggtaagggctcaaattacctcaaagagaatgtattaggcactcttcgaggtccacaactatgggtcccgaccaaacttaaGATTATGCGGATTATAATTAGGCAAGATAAACAAAGAGAGCAAAAGGCAAAGAAATTTATTATAACACAATGAGAAATAAGGATTACAACAATATAACTATGACGGTCTATGTTAGACGGCTAAATGTATAAAGAAGGGgggatcctaagttttttagcctaaaggatcacccagtgcaacataaataatacttcgcaactcccttgaaGAAGGaaattactcatat
This genomic interval from Nicotiana tabacum cultivar K326 unplaced genomic scaffold, ASM71507v2 Un00084, whole genome shotgun sequence contains the following:
- the LOC142178944 gene encoding defensin-like protein 1, coding for MARSLCFMAFAVLAMMLFVAYEVQAQSTCKAESNTFPGICITKPPCRKACLSEGFTDGKCSKILRRCICYKPCVFDEKMTKTGAETLAEEAKTLAAALLEEEIMDN